Sequence from the Burkholderia sp. GAS332 genome:
TACCGATCACGAGCAGGAAGCCGAGCGCCAGCATGACAATGGTCGGGTTGCGATCGATGAAGCGCGACAGCGGGTGGGCGGCAAACAGCATCACCGTGACCGCAGCAATCACTGCAACGAACATGATCGGCATGTGCTCGGTCATCCCGACCGCGGTGATGATGCTGTCGACCGAAAACACGATATCGAGCACCAGAATCTGTCCAATCGCGGCCATTGCGGTCAACTGCACGGTCGTGTTCGCCTTGTCGCGCACTTCTTCCGAATGGACCACGTGGTGGTGAATTTCACTGGTCGCCTTCCAGACGAGGAACAGGCCACCACCGAGCAGGATCAGGTCACGCCACGAAAACGCGTGGCCAAGGAGCGTCACAGCGGGCGCGGTCAGTTGCGCGATCCACGCGACGGTGCCGAGCAGGGCGAGCCGCAGCACGAGCGCGAGCATGATGCCCATGCGCTGCACGCGAGCGCGCTGGGCTTCCGGCAGCTTGTTGCTGACGATCGAGATGAAGATCAGGTTGTCGATGCCGAGCACGATTTCCATCACGACCAGCGTGAGAAGCGCAGCCCATGCAGCGGGGTCGGCAATGAGTACGAGTAGAGCGTCCATGGGTTCCGTAAGCGAATAAAGATGGGTAACGTCGGTATGGCGTTATCATCGCCGTCTTCATGGTTCGAATAAATCAGTGATAATCTGAGCGACATATCGTTTTTTTCGAAGTGTTGCCCACATGCTCAACTATCGGCATCTCTACTATTTCTGGATCGTTGTGAAGGAGGGCGGCTTCGCGCGCGCGGCCGAGCGCCTCGACATGGCGGTTCAGACGATCAGCGCGCAGGTGCGCGAACTGGAGAAATCGATTGGGCGTCAGTTGCTGAAGCCGGCCGGGCGCGGCGTCACGATGACTGAAGCCGGCGAGACGGCATTCAATCGCGCGGAACAGATTTTTCAGCTCGGCGAGGCGCTGCTCGACGAGATGCGCGAGGCGGGCAGTGAACGCGTTGCGCGGCTTGCGGTGGGTCTTTCGGACGGCATTTCAAAGCTCGCCGCGCACGCGCTGCTGGCGCCGGTCCTCGATACGCCGTCGCTCAGGCTCCTGTGTCATGAGGGTGAACATGCGCAGTTGTTGTCCGAGCTCGCGCTCCATCGGCTCGATCTCGTCCTCGCGTGCCAGCCGGCGCCGCACAACGCGGACCTGCGCGTCGTGAGCCAGCGCCTCATCGGTTCGCCCGTCGACTGGTATGGCCCCGCGGAGATCATCAGCAAGTCCGCTCGTGCCGGTTTCCCGCAGTGCCTGGCCGACCTGCCCGTCCTCCTGCCCACCGGGCACGGCGCGTTGCGCGCGCGCCTCGACCGGTGGTTCGAAGCCCAGGGGATCCGGCCTCGGATCGTCGGGGAATTCGAAGACAGCGCGCTGATGGCGGTGTTCGCCGCGCGCGGTCTCGGCGTGTTTCCGCTCGCGGAACTGGGTGCGGAGGACGTGGCGCTGCTGCGAGGCGTGCGCTGGCTCGGCCGGGCGGAAGGCGTGGTCGAAGAGATTCACGCGATCCGCTCGCGGCGCGGGCAACATCATGCGCTCGCTTCTCAGGTGGTCGCCGCCGGCCGTGCGTGAGCGCGCGGTGCGCCCGGCAAGGGGATGTGGCGGCTCGCGCTCTGGTCCGGCTTCGGTCCCCACGCGTTGAACACGGCCGCGAGCAAGGCGATTTCGCCCTCCGCCAGATAGTCGTCCGCGATCGTGACGGCGATGCACAGGCGAATCACCTTGCGGCGCAACGCGGGCTCGTCGATCTCGGCGATCAACGCGGCGAGCAGGGCCGCGTCGAGGTTGCCGACCGGTGGCGCGAACGGCGTGTGCGCGACCGACTGATCCTCACACAGCGCCTGCACGATCCGCGCGAATTGCGCCGGTGCGAGGCCGAGTTCGCAGGCGATATCGAGGCCTTCGAGTGCGCGCTCTTCCGCGTTGCTGACGTTACCGTCGGACGTGAGCGCCAGCGCGACAATACGTGCGGCGGCTTGAGGACTGTTGCGCGGATAGGTCCGCATGTTCGGGCTCCTGGGGCGGACGATGTCCGCAGTGGTGAAGGCCTCAGTCTGCGTTAGATCATGGAACGGATAAATCTGTTAATTCGGGAGTGAAGGTTCGAAAAAACCGAACCTTCTGCGATGAACATGTATGCAGCCTCATCGTTCGGCGCGATGCAAAACAGCCTATCGGATAAGATACGGCTCGCCGCAATTTTCCGAATAGAAGGAGTGTTTTCAGTGATTCAACCGAGCAACGTGTTCAAGGACAACCTCGCCCAACTGCCCGCCATTGACGGTATCGAACGTATCGATCTGGTCGACGGCCAGGGCGCTGTGGTGGCCAGCATCGAGAACAAGCCGGGCAAGCAGGGCTCGCTGGCGGTGTACCACTATCTGCAGCAGACCTTCGGCACGCTGGACGTCAAGGCGGCCGAACACGGCCTCGCGGTGTTCGCCGAACATACGGCCGACGCGCGCAACCGTCCGGGTGCCCACCCGAACGTCGACCATTTGCTGGCGATTGTGGCTGGTGGGGAAGCGTTGCGTATCGACGTCGTCGCAGCGGGCTGAGCGCGCTGTCCCACGCGGCATTCAAACCGTCACGACAATCTTCCCCAACTGTTCGTTCGACTCCAGAAAGCGATGTGCGTCGACGATCTGGTCGAACGGAAATGTTCGGGCAATGATGGGCTTCAACGAACCCGACGTCAGCCCGTCGAGGATGAAAGCCTTGGCGGCGGCTAACCGTGCCGGATCGCTCACGATCTCGTGCACCAGGTAGCCGCGCAGCGTCAGTGCCTTGCTCAACACGGTGAACAGCGGGAAGGGTGTCGGCTCAGCGCTCAAGCCGCCGTACTCGATGAGGATGCCGCCGCGCGACATCGCGTCCGTGAGCGGCTCGAATATCGGGCCACCGATGGGGTCCAACACGACCCTCACGCCCTTTGGTCCCGCGATGGCCTTCAACCGGGCCGCCAGATCTTCCTCCGCGGAAGCGACG
This genomic interval carries:
- a CDS encoding Membrane protein TerC, possibly involved in tellurium resistance, whose product is MDALLVLIADPAAWAALLTLVVMEIVLGIDNLIFISIVSNKLPEAQRARVQRMGIMLALVLRLALLGTVAWIAQLTAPAVTLLGHAFSWRDLILLGGGLFLVWKATSEIHHHVVHSEEVRDKANTTVQLTAMAAIGQILVLDIVFSVDSIITAVGMTEHMPIMFVAVIAAVTVMLFAAHPLSRFIDRNPTIVMLALGFLLVIGMTLIAEGFGSHVPKGYIYTAMAFSAFVEALNMLVRRAKSKRTVGASH
- a CDS encoding transcriptional regulator, LysR family, with amino-acid sequence MLNYRHLYYFWIVVKEGGFARAAERLDMAVQTISAQVRELEKSIGRQLLKPAGRGVTMTEAGETAFNRAEQIFQLGEALLDEMREAGSERVARLAVGLSDGISKLAAHALLAPVLDTPSLRLLCHEGEHAQLLSELALHRLDLVLACQPAPHNADLRVVSQRLIGSPVDWYGPAEIISKSARAGFPQCLADLPVLLPTGHGALRARLDRWFEAQGIRPRIVGEFEDSALMAVFAARGLGVFPLAELGAEDVALLRGVRWLGRAEGVVEEIHAIRSRRGQHHALASQVVAAGRA